The genomic region AACCAAATACGGCCGATCAGCAAATTATGCAAGATAGTTCCAGATATCGCGTATTCGATTTTAGCGCTGATCCATTAACAAGTTCCCGAGCCTCATATTTTCATCATAGTATAGGTGGTTATCACGCTGCAAAACCAGGAAGATTACAGGATTTATATGATTTTTATATTTCACAAAATAACATGAAGATTTTAAATATGTTAAATGTGAAATACTTTATTGTGCCTACAGAAAACGGAGTGCAGGCGCAACAAAATCCTGGTGTATACGGCAATGCATGGTTTGTTCGTGATGTTGACTGGGTAGCGGATGCCAATGCCGAAATTTTAAGCTTGAAGGAGGTAGACCTTAAAGATACTGCTGTGATTGATAATCGATTTAAAGACGATATCAAAATGGATTTTGTTTATGACGAAGTTGGTACTATAGAATTGGTAAGTGAACAACCTAATGAATTGGTTTATAAAACCAAAGCTTCCATTAGGCAGCTGGCCGTTTTTTCCGAAATGTACTATCAACCGGGTTGGCAAGCGTATATCGACGGAGAGAAAGCAGCGCATGTGCGTGCAGATTACGTGCTTAGAGCAATGAACATACCACAGGGAGAGCATACGGTGACTTTTAAATTCGAACCTGAAGTAATTCAAACCGGCGGCACAATAGCTTTAGCCAGTACGCTTATTTTGGTGATTTTAATACTTGGGGGATTGGTATTTGCATATCGCAAAGGCATGTAGTATAATAAAGTATCATTATGGCTCTTTTAAACGATCTACTTAATTCCTATGTATGAAATTATGTATGGAATATGATAGTAGACAGAAGCTATAAATCTAAGAGATCTTTTTTGCGTTTTATTGCATGTTAAATTTAGGTTCCATTATAAAAATATTAGAGTGAAAAAAGTGCTGATTATTACGTATTACTGGCCCCCGGCTGGTGGTCCCGGTGTTCAGCGCTGGTTGAAATTCGTTAAATATCTTAGGGATTTTGAGGTAGAGCCGGTGGTTTATATTCCTGAAAATCCCAATTATCCGTTAATCGATAAATCTTTTATAAACGAAGTTCCTAAAGATATCGAGGTCATTCGTCAGCCGATTTTTGAACCCTATAAACTTGCTGCTGTTTTATCTAAAAAGAATACGAAAACTATAAGTTCTGGAATCATCAAGCAAAAGGAAAAGCAGAATTTTATACAGAAACTTATGCTGTTTATTCGTGGCAACTTTTTTATTCCCGATGCTCGTAAGTTTTGGATACAACCTTCCGTAAAATTTCTAAAATCTTATCTGGAAAAGACCAATATCGATACGATAATTACCACCGGACCACCACATAGTTTGCACCTAATAGGCTTAGGGTTAAAAAGGCAACTTCATTTAAGGTGGATTGCCGATTTTCGAGATCCATGGACGCAAATTGGTTATCAAAAGCAATTAAAACTCACTAAATATTCCGCAAAGAAACACCAAAGTTTAGAAAAGCAGGTCTTAAATACAGCAGATCAAATTATTACTACGAGTTTTACCACTAAAAAAGAATTTGCTTTAAAAACAACAAAACCTATAGAAGTTATTACCAATGGTTTTGATTCTGAACTGAATACCGAGTCGAAATTAGACGAGATCTTTAGTATTTCGCATATAGGCTCATTGCTTTCAGGAAGAAATCCTGAATTGCTTTGGAAGGTTTTAGCTGAAATTTCTAAAGAGAATGAAAATTTCCGTAGGGACTTTAAATTGAAATTATACGGGGCGGTAAGTGACGACGTGGTGCAGAGCATCAAAAATGCTGGTTTGGAAAATGAACTGATTTTTGGAGGCTATATCAGTCACAAGGAAGCCATAGCCGTTCAAAAAAAGAGTCAATTGCTATTGTTAATTGAAATTGATTCCGAAGAAACCAAAGGGATCATCGCCGGGAAATTATTTGAATATCTGGCCTCAAAGCGCCCGATCTTAGCCATTGGTCCCAGAGCGTGGGATGTGGCGAAAATTATTGAAGAAACCCATTCTGGAAAAAGTTTTTTATATAATCAGGAAGTAGCTTTAAAGGAATATATTTTAAATTCTTATCAAAGATATCGCGAAAACAAACTACTTCCGGATAGCAAAAATATTGAGGATTATCATCGTAAAAACCTTACAAAACAATTAGCAAAACTAATCGAAAAGTAGTGTATGGGCGTAATTATTAACCAGTCGGTCAAAAACATGCTGACGACCTATGTAGGTTTTGGACTTGGTGCGTTAAACACGCTTTTCTTATATACCTATTTTTTAGATCAGGAGCATTACGGGTTGGTAAGCTTCTTGCTTTCAGCAGCAAATTTAATGTGGCCTTTTATGGCTTTTGGTGTGCATAGTACGATTGTAAAGTTTTTTACCAGTTATAAAACGAAAGAAGAGAAGGATAAGTTATTGAATCTGGCCTTATATCTTCCCTTGGCTATTTCGCTTATTTTAGGGGGTATTGGACATTTTACCTATGAATTTTTACTGAATTATTTTTCTGACGGAAACGAATTGGTAAAACCCTATGTATGGCTCATTTATTTATTAGCGATTGCCACTGCGTACTTTGAAATATTTTTTGCCTGGGCAAAGATCTATTACAAAAGTACTTTCGGCAATTTTATGAAAGAGGTAGTACATCGATTAGGCACGACCATTCTTTTATTCCTGGTCTACTTTGATCTGTTGGAGGTTAATCATTTTATGTATGGAGTAGGTCTGGTATTTCTTATACGGCTTTTGGTAATGGGCGCTTATGCCTTTAAATTGCACAGTCCTACCTTAAAATTCAGTTTTCCATCCAATTTAATTCGGGTATTAAAATATACCGCACTAATTTTAATTGCTGCCTCTGTGGCTACTGCCTTATTGGATTTAGATAAGGTGATGATCGAGTCGTATTTACCTATAGAAAATGTTGCGATATACGGAATTGGCGTTTATATCGCTACCGTAATATCGGTACCCCAAAAAGCGATGCATCAAATTACAAACCCCATAACTGCGGAATATCTAAATACGCGCAATTTTAAAAAGCTAGAGGATCTGTATAAAAAAAGTTCAATCAATTTATCCATTGTTAGTGCTTTAATTTTTATTTTGATCATAACGAATGTCCATATGCTGTATGAACTTATTCCCAAAGAATATTCATTAAGTATATTAATAGTGCTTTTAATTTCACTTGTTAAGCTTTACGATAATATATTAGCGATTAATAATAGCATTCTTTTTAACTCTGATTATTATAGAATTGTTTTAGCGATAGGAGTGCTTCTGGTGATATTAGCTTTTTTATTGAATTTATTTTTTATTCCGCGTTTTGGAATTGAGGGTGCTGCAATAGCCTCTTTTTTGGCATTTTTTATCTATAATACTTCCAAACTTATTTTGGTAGAGCAAAAATTTAAAATGAATCCTTTTACCAAACAAAGCTGGATGCTTTTTGGACTCACTTCAATCTTTTCTATAGTATTTTATTATTGGGAATTTCCTTTCTATCCTATAGTGAGTATTGCACTAAAGGGAGGGATTACTGCAATTTTATATATTTCTACTGTTTATTTTCTAAATCTTTCTGAAGAGATCAATGTAATGATTAGGTCCATTTTAGCTAAAATCAAATAATATTTCAATAAGTAAGGGTAAGAAAATGAAATAGGTTTGGTGAGCTGTAAGCAAGGCTTTTATGATATTCGATTCCTCGTTAAAATATATAGCGTTAATCCTACAGCTGCATGAACTTATAATTAAAAGAAAACCCCCGGGCTTGCGCCGCTGGGGGTTTTCCAACTAACCAACCAAAAAATTAAATTATGAACTCTAATCTCTACTTCTCACATTTCGTGCCGAAGTTTGTGAACGAGTAGATTTTTTGACATTATTATTTGATCTAGAGCTTCTTGCAGAAGTATTTTGACTTCTACCTGGTGCAGTTCTTTTTATCTGCTTACTTTGCTCCGGGCGCGGAGTGTTTATTGTTCTCTGCGTTCTGGTACTATTTTGAGCTCTAGAAGCTCGTTCTCTTTCTATTACCGCTGATTTTTTTTGATTTGCTGTAGTATTTCTAGAGCCGGCCGATGGTCTGTAGGTACTTGTTCTTTGTGTCCTGTTATTTTCGGTGGCCCGAGCATCACTATGGCGTTCAATTGCATTTCTATTCGAAATTCCAGTATTATTTGAAGAACGGCTATTTCTATTTCTAATAACACCACTGTTATTAGAACTTCTTTCGTTTCTTGCCCCAATAATCACATGATCTCTTTTGCTAGAACTAGTTGATCTATCAACAGATCTTCTGCTATTAGCGTGATTAGCATTTCTTGTTCTGGTTGCAACATTGCTTCTACTGGCACTGTTCCTGTTAGAACGTATCTCTCGTTTTTGAGCAACTCTACTGCCACGATTATAACTTCTCACTTTTTGACCCGGTCTGTAAAAATTTTTATAGGTCTTTTGGTGATGGTGTGTATTATAATAGTTAACGTGGTTTACATAAGTTACTCTTGTTGGTTGATAATACGCTCTGTAAGGTCTGTTATAAACAATGCTGAAACTGGCTCTGGGTCTTCTATAATACCTATGCCATGGGCGGTAAACATATCTGCGATTGTAAGCGTTTATATAACCTCTATACCCGGCAATCCTGTGGTAAGGATCATATTGAACAAATAGGTTTCCCACGTTTACCACATATCCATAACGATCGTAATTAATAACAATGTTTCCGGCCTGGGTGATTCTACCGTAGTAATCATAATAAATGGGTACATCCTCAATCTGAATAACTGCACCATAATCATCGTATTGAATGTATGGATCGTAATTATAACCAGAGTTAAAACTGATGTTTACGTTAGGTACAGATATATTAATACTAGATCTTCTAAATGCGGGGTTATAATAAAAATCGAACTCTCCATTTGGATAAACCGAAAATTCAACGCCTCCTTCAATAAAAATAAAGGAATCATCATAGCCATATCTGCTACTTGTTTCATCGGCTTTGGCAATATTTACCAGGCCTAAAAACAATATTGAAAATATTAAGGAAATTTTTTTCATGGCTTTAGTTTTTAAATTGATACTGAAGTAGTAGCTACCTACACCATAGAAGAAACAAAGCGCATGCCAAAAACGAAAAAGGAGCCATTCATAGGCTCCTTAAGGGATTATTTTAAAGTTTGCTAAAACGAGTTAATATGTTGAATTTTAGGTATTTAAAATTTTAATGATTTTATTTTAATTTTGGAGCTAAATATTTAGCAGTATAGGAATCTTTACTCTTTATGATTTGCTCTGGGGTTCCCTGGGTAACAAGATAACCGCCGTTTTCTCCACCTTCAGCTCCCAGGTCTATAACATAATCTGCACATTTAACCAAATCCATATTATGCTCGATTACGATTACGGTATGCCCCTTGTCGATTAATGCATTAAATGATTTTAATAATTTCTGAATATCATGAAAATGAAGCCCTGTGGTAGGTTCATCAAAAATAAATAACGCCTTATCCCTTGTATTTCCCTTTACTAAAAAGGAAGCCAGTTTAATACGCTGGGCTTCTCCTCCAGAAAGTGTGGAAGAACTTTGTCCTAACTGCACATAACCTAAACCAACATCCTGAAGCGGTTGAAGCTTATTGGCAATTTTATCCTCATTATGTTTATCAAAAAAATCGATAGCATCATCGATAGTCATGTTAAGGATGTTATCTATATTTTTGTCTTTGAATTGTACTTCTAGAATTTCTTTTTTAAACCGTTTACCATCGCAAGCTTCACATTGTAAATGAACATCAGCCATAAACTGCATTTCTATGGTCACTTCTCCTTCACCTTTGCACACCTCGCACCGTCCACCATCAACATTAAATGAGAAGTGTTTAGGCTTATAACCTCTTATTTTGGATAATTTTTGAGAAGAAAATAAATTTCTTATATCGTCGTATGCCTTAATATAGGTAACGGGGTTTGATCTTGAAGAGCGACCAATTGGATTCTGGTCAATAAATTCAACCGAACCTAAATTTTTAAAATCGCCTTTAATATCGCTAAACTGTCCAACTTTTTCTCCGTAGCCCCCTAATTGTTTCTGTACTGCCGGGTAAAGTAGTTTTTTAACAAGCGTACTTTTGCCACTACCAGAAACCCCGGTTATGGCCGTGAATATTCCCAGTGGGAACATGACGTCTATGTTTTTAAGATTATTTTCCCGGGCACCAAGAAGGTTAATTTCCCGTGTCCATTTTCTTCGCTTTTTAGGAACTTCTATGCGTTTTTTATTATTTAGATACTGCGAAGTAAGCGAGTCAGATTTTAAGATTTCTTTTAGAGTTCCCGTTGCCACTACATGACCACCATTGGTGCCTGCTTCTGGTCCTATATCTATAATCT from Zunongwangia profunda SM-A87 harbors:
- a CDS encoding glycosyltransferase family protein produces the protein MKKVLIITYYWPPAGGPGVQRWLKFVKYLRDFEVEPVVYIPENPNYPLIDKSFINEVPKDIEVIRQPIFEPYKLAAVLSKKNTKTISSGIIKQKEKQNFIQKLMLFIRGNFFIPDARKFWIQPSVKFLKSYLEKTNIDTIITTGPPHSLHLIGLGLKRQLHLRWIADFRDPWTQIGYQKQLKLTKYSAKKHQSLEKQVLNTADQIITTSFTTKKEFALKTTKPIEVITNGFDSELNTESKLDEIFSISHIGSLLSGRNPELLWKVLAEISKENENFRRDFKLKLYGAVSDDVVQSIKNAGLENELIFGGYISHKEAIAVQKKSQLLLLIEIDSEETKGIIAGKLFEYLASKRPILAIGPRAWDVAKIIEETHSGKSFLYNQEVALKEYILNSYQRYRENKLLPDSKNIEDYHRKNLTKQLAKLIEK
- a CDS encoding oligosaccharide flippase family protein, with the translated sequence MGVIINQSVKNMLTTYVGFGLGALNTLFLYTYFLDQEHYGLVSFLLSAANLMWPFMAFGVHSTIVKFFTSYKTKEEKDKLLNLALYLPLAISLILGGIGHFTYEFLLNYFSDGNELVKPYVWLIYLLAIATAYFEIFFAWAKIYYKSTFGNFMKEVVHRLGTTILLFLVYFDLLEVNHFMYGVGLVFLIRLLVMGAYAFKLHSPTLKFSFPSNLIRVLKYTALILIAASVATALLDLDKVMIESYLPIENVAIYGIGVYIATVISVPQKAMHQITNPITAEYLNTRNFKKLEDLYKKSSINLSIVSALIFILIITNVHMLYELIPKEYSLSILIVLLISLVKLYDNILAINNSILFNSDYYRIVLAIGVLLVILAFLLNLFFIPRFGIEGAAIASFLAFFIYNTSKLILVEQKFKMNPFTKQSWMLFGLTSIFSIVFYYWEFPFYPIVSIALKGGITAILYISTVYFLNLSEEINVMIRSILAKIK